The Streptomyces achromogenes genome window below encodes:
- a CDS encoding SpoIIE family protein phosphatase codes for MVGVPEQTSGQAPATVWAPGGRPLLSLALTSMMDAVGAHSGAVYLRPGDGTVLEMAVMAGLPRSFAAPWERVGLSAPIPVAEAVRERRLVWVGGEEEMARRYPRIAVVLPYPFALAALPVATGTRAYGAVFVTWPGSHPPELSERERRELTSACERLALRLERAAAQNRAVRAEADVLDSGPLGGVSDTLGTVEAARMVARLPYGMCSLDLSGRVGFANAAAAEMLGVPVSGLLGSQLWAAVPWLNDPMYEERYRAALIGQDATSFVALRPPSEWLSFRLYPSTTGISVRISRARSVSQMGPAEARSGDAPTRLVSMSQALSLAGALTETVSVQDVVGMVADEIAPAVGSRALALLGARAGRLHVLGHHGYPDPATVEQFDGMSLTAPTPGARAVSHGVPAFFDSPQQLRRLYPDRPGAPDGFGSWAYLPLIASGRPVGACVLAYAEPHPFSTHERAVLTSLAGLIAQALDRALLYDTKHRLAHGLQAALLPPSLPRLAGIEATARYLPATRGMEIGGDFYDLVPSPPLAAAVIGDVQGHNVTAAGLMGQLRTAVRAYTTVGQEPAEVMRSTNRLLIDLGSDLLASCLYLRLDPAGGRAVMARAGHPPPLLRRPDGRVRVLDLAGGPLLGIDASATYPTTEVELSPGCVLALYTDGLVEKPGVDIEEAVAELGRRLAERGDRPLEELADELVGRYAETEDRIDDVALLLLRAREGG; via the coding sequence GTGGTCGGCGTGCCCGAGCAGACCTCCGGCCAGGCCCCGGCGACCGTATGGGCGCCGGGCGGCCGGCCGCTGCTCTCCCTCGCGCTGACCTCGATGATGGACGCGGTCGGCGCGCACTCCGGCGCCGTGTACCTGCGTCCCGGCGACGGGACGGTCCTGGAGATGGCGGTGATGGCGGGGCTGCCCCGGTCCTTCGCCGCGCCCTGGGAGCGGGTCGGGCTGAGCGCGCCGATCCCGGTCGCCGAAGCGGTGCGCGAACGCCGGCTGGTGTGGGTGGGCGGAGAGGAGGAGATGGCCCGACGGTATCCGCGCATCGCGGTCGTCCTGCCGTACCCGTTCGCCCTCGCCGCGCTGCCCGTGGCCACCGGGACCCGGGCGTACGGCGCGGTCTTCGTCACCTGGCCCGGCTCCCACCCGCCGGAGCTGTCCGAGCGGGAGCGGCGGGAGCTGACGTCGGCCTGCGAGCGGCTCGCGCTGCGGCTGGAGCGCGCGGCGGCGCAGAATCGCGCGGTGCGGGCCGAGGCCGACGTGCTGGACTCCGGCCCGTTGGGCGGCGTCTCCGACACGCTGGGCACCGTGGAGGCGGCGCGGATGGTGGCCCGGCTGCCGTACGGGATGTGCTCACTGGATCTGAGCGGACGGGTGGGGTTCGCGAACGCCGCCGCCGCCGAGATGCTCGGCGTGCCGGTGAGCGGGCTGCTGGGCTCGCAGTTGTGGGCGGCGGTGCCGTGGCTCAACGATCCCATGTACGAGGAGCGCTACCGGGCGGCGCTGATCGGTCAGGACGCCACCTCCTTCGTCGCCCTGCGCCCGCCCTCCGAGTGGCTGTCGTTCCGGCTGTATCCGAGCACCACCGGCATCAGCGTGCGGATCAGCCGGGCCCGGTCCGTGTCGCAGATGGGGCCGGCCGAGGCCCGCTCCGGGGACGCGCCGACCCGGCTGGTGTCGATGTCGCAGGCGCTGAGCCTGGCCGGGGCGCTCACCGAGACGGTGAGCGTGCAGGACGTGGTGGGGATGGTGGCGGACGAGATCGCGCCGGCGGTGGGCAGCCGGGCGCTGGCGTTGCTCGGCGCGCGGGCCGGCCGGCTGCACGTGCTCGGGCACCACGGATATCCCGACCCGGCCACGGTGGAGCAGTTCGACGGGATGTCGCTGACCGCCCCGACGCCGGGCGCTCGCGCCGTCTCCCACGGTGTGCCGGCCTTCTTCGACTCCCCGCAGCAGTTGCGGCGCCTGTACCCGGACCGGCCCGGCGCCCCCGACGGCTTCGGCTCCTGGGCCTACCTGCCGTTGATCGCCTCCGGCCGTCCGGTGGGCGCCTGTGTGCTGGCCTACGCCGAGCCGCACCCGTTCTCCACGCACGAGCGCGCGGTGCTCACCAGCCTGGCCGGGCTGATCGCGCAGGCCCTGGACCGCGCCCTGCTGTACGACACCAAGCACCGGCTGGCGCACGGACTGCAGGCGGCGCTGCTGCCGCCGTCCCTTCCGCGGCTGGCCGGCATCGAGGCGACCGCCCGCTATCTGCCCGCCACGCGGGGCATGGAGATCGGCGGGGACTTCTACGACCTGGTGCCCTCGCCGCCGCTCGCGGCGGCCGTGATCGGCGACGTGCAGGGACACAACGTGACGGCGGCCGGTCTGATGGGGCAGCTGCGCACCGCCGTCCGCGCCTACACGACGGTGGGCCAGGAGCCGGCCGAGGTCATGCGCAGCACCAACCGGCTGCTGATCGACCTCGGCTCCGACCTGCTCGCGAGCTGTCTGTACCTGCGGCTCGACCCGGCCGGCGGCCGGGCGGTGATGGCCCGGGCCGGTCATCCCCCGCCGCTGCTGCGCCGGCCGGACGGTCGTGTCCGGGTCCTGGACCTGGCGGGCGGGCCGCTGCTGGGCATCGACGCCTCGGCGACGTACCCGACGACGGAGGTGGAGCTCTCCCCCGGCTGTGTTCTCGCCCTGTACACGGACGGGCTCGTCGAGAAGCCCGGGGTGGACATCGAGGAGGCGGTGGCCGAGCTGGGGCGGCGGCTCGCCGAGCGCGGGGACCGTCCGCTGGAGGAGCTGGCCGACGAGCTGGTGGGGCGCTACGCGGAGACCGAGGACCGGATCGACGACGTGGCTCTGCTGCTGCTGCGAGCCCGAGAAGGCGGCTGA
- a CDS encoding ATP-binding cassette domain-containing protein: MSTGRGGRHGFAVRAGRFLARRRWALVRLTGWSVLEAGQTFLLGYALARALDDGFLAGRADVGLWWLGAAGLGVLAGAYGTARVYGAVAALVEPLRDGLVAGVVRRGVREADRGALSGLTQQVEIARDAFAGLIMVSRSFVFTSVGALAGLSSLAPPLLLVVAPPLAAGVALFAVTLGPLARRQEAFLRADEALAKGLGTVCPGLRDVTAAGAEDRIAAETAVLVDAELRAARALARWGVARVVCLALGGHLPLLLLLAGAPWLLAHDVTPGALVGALAYVTQSLLPALTGLIHGLGTSGSRLTVVLRRLAAPEEKTGTPPPDGAGRPTTAPPPHHDPPPTPPLGPANSSPHGPADVRAVGGAPSVAALSLDALSFAYGPASAPVVDGLTLSLPAGAHLAVAGPSGVGKSTLTGLVAGLLTPVGGEIRICGRPVPGAEAAARRVLIPQEAYVFGGTLGENLGHLRPDPVPEEELRAAAAAVGLAPLMDALGGPGAWIDPAALSAGERQLIALTRAYLSSAPLALLDEATCHLDPEAEARAERAFAARPGGTLVVVAHRVSSALRADRVLVMDGPRTTYGTHDEVLRRSPLYRDLVAGWTAADGGTAGDGGRASQPALPLRDADGVDAVARAGLAGDRRHVVAHGPVGQVQAPGDLRDGGALGGEGQHA; this comes from the coding sequence ATGAGCACCGGTCGGGGCGGGCGACACGGGTTCGCCGTACGCGCGGGGCGGTTCCTGGCGCGACGGCGGTGGGCGCTGGTACGGCTCACCGGATGGTCGGTGCTGGAGGCCGGACAGACCTTCCTGCTCGGATACGCCCTGGCCCGGGCGCTGGACGACGGTTTCCTCGCCGGACGCGCCGACGTGGGGCTGTGGTGGCTCGGGGCCGCCGGGCTCGGGGTGCTCGCGGGGGCGTACGGCACCGCACGGGTGTACGGCGCGGTCGCCGCGCTGGTCGAACCGCTCCGGGACGGGCTGGTCGCCGGGGTGGTGCGGCGGGGGGTGCGCGAGGCGGACCGCGGGGCGCTGTCGGGTCTCACCCAGCAGGTGGAGATCGCCCGGGACGCCTTCGCCGGGCTGATCATGGTCTCCCGCTCGTTCGTGTTCACCTCCGTCGGCGCGCTGGCCGGTCTGAGCTCGCTCGCGCCGCCGCTGCTGCTGGTCGTCGCGCCCCCGCTGGCCGCCGGGGTGGCGCTGTTCGCGGTGACCCTCGGTCCGCTGGCCCGACGGCAGGAGGCGTTCCTCCGCGCGGACGAGGCGCTGGCGAAGGGTCTGGGCACCGTCTGCCCGGGCCTGCGGGACGTCACGGCGGCCGGCGCGGAGGACCGGATCGCCGCCGAAACGGCCGTCCTGGTCGACGCCGAGCTGCGCGCGGCACGCGCCCTGGCCCGATGGGGCGTGGCCCGCGTGGTGTGCCTCGCGCTGGGCGGCCACCTTCCCCTGCTCCTGCTGCTGGCCGGCGCCCCCTGGCTCCTGGCCCACGATGTGACCCCCGGCGCGCTGGTCGGCGCCCTCGCCTATGTGACGCAGTCCCTGCTCCCGGCACTGACCGGCCTCATCCACGGCCTGGGCACGAGCGGCTCACGCCTCACCGTCGTCCTGCGCCGTCTGGCGGCACCCGAGGAGAAGACCGGCACGCCCCCTCCCGACGGCGCCGGCCGACCGACCACCGCCCCACCCCCACACCACGACCCGCCCCCGACCCCGCCGCTCGGCCCTGCGAACAGCTCGCCCCACGGACCGGCGGATGTACGGGCGGTGGGGGGTGCACCGTCCGTCGCCGCTCTCTCCTTGGACGCCCTCTCCTTCGCGTACGGACCCGCCTCCGCGCCCGTCGTCGACGGCCTCACGCTGAGTCTGCCCGCCGGGGCGCATCTGGCCGTGGCGGGTCCCAGCGGGGTGGGGAAGTCGACGCTGACCGGCCTGGTCGCCGGGCTGCTGACACCCGTGGGCGGGGAGATCCGGATCTGCGGCCGGCCGGTGCCGGGCGCCGAGGCCGCCGCGCGGCGCGTGCTCATCCCCCAGGAGGCGTACGTGTTCGGCGGCACCCTCGGCGAGAACCTCGGGCACCTGCGGCCGGATCCCGTGCCCGAGGAGGAGCTGCGCGCCGCCGCCGCGGCGGTCGGGCTGGCCCCGCTGATGGACGCGCTGGGCGGGCCGGGGGCGTGGATCGACCCGGCGGCGCTGTCGGCGGGCGAGCGCCAGCTGATCGCGCTCACCCGCGCGTACCTGTCGTCCGCCCCGCTCGCCCTCCTCGACGAGGCGACCTGTCACCTGGACCCGGAGGCCGAGGCGCGCGCCGAGCGGGCCTTCGCGGCCCGGCCGGGCGGCACCCTGGTCGTCGTCGCCCACCGCGTCAGCTCGGCCCTGCGCGCCGACCGGGTGCTGGTCATGGACGGTCCGCGCACGACGTACGGAACGCACGACGAGGTGCTGCGCCGCTCCCCCCTCTACCGTGACCTGGTCGCCGGCTGGACGGCTGCGGACGGCGGGACGGCCGGGGACGGCGGACGGGCGTCACAGCCAGCCCTGCCCCTGCGAGATGCGGATGGCGTCGACGCGGTTGCGCGCGCCGGTCTTGCGGGTGATCGCCGCCATGTAGTTGCGCACGGTCCCGTGGGACAGGTGCAGGCTCCCGGCGATCTCCGCGACGGAGGCGCCCTCGGCGGCGAGGGTCAGCACGCTTAA
- a CDS encoding ATP-binding cassette domain-containing protein: protein MPTDRTTDDGLLGAAARHSGSRCAALGLVGVLATGAGLLLPAALGRALDLLLAHAPATRWVLYCAALMLLLTVLDACETVLGGTLDARSTAFLRRRVTGHVLAAGPRVAVRFGAGDLVARLVGNAAQAGTGPGARAALAAALAGPVGAVAALAVLDPWLAAVFLTGAPLLALLLRALARDTSAAAAGYQRAQGRIADALAEAIDGARTIRAAGTADRDTARVLRPLPELSQAGRRMWRVQGRAAAQAVTVAPLLHLGVVAVAGLLLTRHRLSPGDVLAASRYAVLATGVGVLVGQLSGLARSRAAAARLGEVLAEPARAYGDRRLPPDGPGRLELRGVSARRGGRTVLDGLDLVVPGGTTLALVGRSGAGKSLLAALAGRLADPDAGEVLLDGVPLTALPRSVLRAEIAQAFDRPALLGATVEDTLALSAPGRAPSPARVREAARTARADDFVRRLPDGYATLCADAPHSGGEAQRLGLARAFAHGGRLLILDDALSSLDTITERQVTDVVFGPATAATRLVTAHRATTAARADRVAWLDGGRVRAVGTHRELWRLPEYRAVFGAGGEPTADARPGNGARSTGGEGPEGGR from the coding sequence ATGCCGACGGACCGGACCACCGACGACGGGCTGCTCGGCGCGGCGGCCCGGCACAGCGGCTCGCGTTGCGCGGCCCTGGGGCTGGTGGGCGTCCTGGCGACGGGCGCCGGACTGCTCCTGCCGGCCGCCCTCGGCCGGGCCCTGGATCTGCTGCTCGCCCACGCCCCCGCGACCCGCTGGGTGCTGTACTGCGCGGCTCTGATGCTGCTGCTGACCGTGCTGGACGCGTGCGAGACCGTCCTCGGCGGCACGCTCGACGCCCGCAGCACCGCCTTCCTGCGCCGCAGGGTCACCGGTCACGTCCTCGCCGCAGGCCCGCGGGTCGCCGTCCGCTTCGGGGCGGGCGACCTCGTGGCGCGGCTGGTCGGCAACGCCGCGCAGGCGGGTACGGGGCCCGGCGCCCGCGCCGCGCTGGCGGCCGCGCTCGCCGGACCCGTGGGGGCGGTGGCGGCGCTCGCCGTCCTCGACCCGTGGCTCGCGGCCGTCTTCCTGACCGGCGCGCCCCTCCTGGCCCTGCTGCTGCGCGCGCTCGCCCGCGACACCTCGGCGGCCGCGGCCGGTTACCAGCGGGCACAGGGGCGGATCGCCGACGCGCTGGCCGAGGCGATCGACGGCGCCCGCACGATCCGCGCGGCCGGCACGGCGGACCGCGACACGGCACGCGTCCTGCGCCCGCTGCCCGAGCTGTCGCAGGCCGGCCGGCGCATGTGGCGGGTGCAGGGCCGGGCGGCGGCGCAGGCCGTCACGGTGGCGCCGCTGCTGCACCTCGGCGTCGTCGCCGTGGCGGGCCTGCTGCTCACCCGGCACCGGCTGTCGCCGGGCGACGTGCTCGCCGCGTCGCGCTACGCCGTGCTGGCGACCGGCGTCGGCGTGCTGGTGGGACAGCTGTCCGGCCTGGCCCGGTCCCGGGCGGCCGCCGCCCGCCTGGGCGAGGTCCTGGCGGAGCCCGCCCGGGCCTACGGCGACCGCCGTCTCCCGCCGGACGGTCCGGGCCGGCTGGAGTTGCGCGGGGTGAGCGCCCGCCGCGGCGGCCGTACGGTCCTGGACGGCCTCGACCTGGTCGTGCCGGGCGGCACGACCCTGGCCCTGGTGGGCCGCTCGGGCGCGGGCAAGTCCCTGCTGGCCGCGCTCGCGGGCCGGCTCGCCGACCCGGACGCCGGGGAGGTCCTGCTGGACGGCGTCCCGCTCACCGCCCTCCCCCGGTCCGTTCTGCGGGCGGAGATCGCCCAGGCCTTCGACCGCCCGGCCCTGCTGGGCGCGACCGTCGAGGACACCCTCGCCCTGAGCGCCCCCGGCCGCGCCCCCTCCCCCGCCCGGGTCCGCGAGGCCGCCCGCACCGCCCGCGCGGACGACTTCGTCCGCCGCCTGCCCGACGGCTACGCCACGCTCTGCGCCGACGCCCCGCACTCCGGCGGCGAGGCCCAGCGCCTCGGCCTGGCACGCGCGTTCGCGCACGGCGGCCGCCTGCTCATCCTCGACGACGCCCTCTCCAGCCTCGACACGATCACCGAACGCCAGGTCACGGACGTCGTGTTCGGTCCCGCGACGGCCGCCACCCGGCTCGTCACCGCCCACCGCGCCACCACGGCAGCCCGCGCCGACCGGGTGGCCTGGCTGGACGGCGGACGCGTCCGCGCCGTGGGCACCCACCGGGAGCTGTGGCGGCTGCCGGAGTACCGGGCGGTCTTCGGCGCGGGAGGCGAGCCGACGGCCGACGCGCGGCCCGGGAACGGCGCGCGGTCCACCGGCGGCGAGGGCCCGGAGGGGGGCCGATGA
- a CDS encoding SapB/AmfS family lanthipeptide translates to MALLDLQTMESDEHTGGGGNSTVSLLSCVSAASVLLCL, encoded by the coding sequence ATGGCCCTTCTCGACCTGCAGACGATGGAATCCGACGAGCACACCGGCGGCGGCGGCAACAGCACCGTCAGCCTGCTGTCGTGCGTCAGCGCGGCGAGCGTCCTGCTCTGTCTCTGA
- the lanKC gene encoding class III lanthionine synthetase LanKC, which produces MDKRYEVYALADAHFYETPDRLAAGGVAASLFDTARRPVPGGWSSGRVGDWLTMTPLDADGSPAAGPDQGWKIHASATRENAERIAAIVWDYCVAHRVPFKFVPGPHLLHLRNTKYAGRDTSGKFVTVYPRDEEQLHRVLRELGALLDGFEGPYILTDLRWHDGPLYVRYGAFARRYVVDERGSLVPAVRDGSGTLVPDRRAPSFQTPGWVTLPAFLEPHLAARNTTTVGELPYRIDKALHFSNGGGVYQGVDTRDGRAVVLKEGRPHAGLASDGADAISRLEREREALEALAGTGAAPEVRDWFTLGDHRFLVMDLVPGRTLNSFFAERHPLLSPDPDPAAVAAYTAWAVRVHRAVERAVRTVHSRGIVFNDLHVFNIMVAPDEESVCLIDFEAAAPAGHNGRQVVAHPGFFAPPDRRGADVDRYALACLRLALFLPVTTLFVVDRGKAAHLAEVIAEQFPDVPPEFLDEAVAEITRSVRSDPHAAPDDAGNATRTAGRVTRVPSAPAFRLEPGDWPHSRDSMVKAILASATPDRADRLYPGDVAQFSDGGGLGLAHGAAGVLYALAATGAERHEEGERWLLDRTAPPPTGTPLGLYDGLAGVAHVLDLLGHRGRALDLIDGILRERWQNLSSDLHGGLAGLGLVLAGLARRTGEPELRERAAEAADILVRRLAEPVPDTAGRRRAGLLRGASGPALFLLRQYEESGDREQLAAAGAALRRDLACCAEREGGAVEVDEGWRTLPYLGDGSAGVGMVLDDLVSHVPDVGAEFARARAGIRTAATCRFYAQPGLFQGRAGMILHLARTTEPGATRARLDEQIAALGWLAMPYQGQLAFPGHQMMRLSMDLGTGTAGCLLALSAALDADGTGPGAHLPFLPPPHRRPS; this is translated from the coding sequence ATGGACAAGCGGTACGAGGTGTACGCGCTGGCGGACGCTCACTTCTACGAGACGCCCGACCGGCTCGCCGCCGGCGGGGTGGCGGCCTCGCTGTTCGACACGGCGCGCCGGCCGGTACCGGGGGGCTGGTCCTCGGGACGCGTCGGCGACTGGCTGACGATGACGCCGCTCGACGCCGACGGCAGCCCGGCGGCGGGCCCGGACCAGGGCTGGAAGATCCACGCCTCGGCCACCCGGGAGAACGCGGAGCGGATCGCGGCGATCGTGTGGGACTACTGCGTCGCGCACCGCGTCCCCTTCAAGTTCGTGCCGGGACCGCACCTGCTGCATCTGCGCAACACCAAGTACGCCGGCCGCGACACCAGCGGCAAGTTCGTCACGGTGTACCCGCGCGACGAGGAACAGCTGCACCGGGTGCTGCGGGAACTGGGCGCGCTGCTGGACGGCTTCGAGGGGCCGTACATCCTCACCGACCTGCGCTGGCACGACGGCCCGCTGTACGTCCGCTACGGCGCGTTCGCGCGCAGGTACGTCGTCGACGAGCGCGGCTCGCTCGTGCCGGCGGTGCGCGACGGGTCGGGGACCCTGGTCCCGGACCGGCGGGCGCCCTCCTTCCAGACCCCCGGATGGGTGACGCTGCCCGCGTTCCTGGAACCGCATCTCGCGGCCCGCAACACGACGACGGTGGGCGAGCTGCCCTACCGCATCGACAAGGCGCTGCACTTCTCCAACGGCGGCGGGGTGTACCAGGGCGTCGACACCCGCGACGGGCGCGCGGTGGTGCTGAAGGAGGGGCGGCCGCACGCCGGACTGGCCTCGGACGGCGCGGACGCGATATCCCGGCTGGAGCGGGAGAGGGAGGCCCTGGAGGCGCTGGCCGGCACGGGGGCGGCACCCGAGGTGCGGGACTGGTTCACCCTGGGCGACCACCGCTTCCTGGTCATGGACCTCGTGCCGGGCCGAACGCTCAACTCCTTCTTCGCCGAACGGCATCCGCTGCTCTCCCCCGACCCGGATCCGGCGGCCGTCGCCGCGTACACGGCGTGGGCGGTGCGCGTGCACCGGGCGGTGGAGCGTGCCGTGCGGACGGTCCACTCGCGCGGGATCGTCTTCAACGACCTGCACGTCTTCAACATCATGGTCGCGCCCGACGAGGAGTCGGTGTGCCTGATCGACTTCGAGGCGGCGGCCCCGGCCGGCCACAACGGCCGCCAGGTCGTGGCGCACCCCGGGTTCTTCGCCCCGCCCGACCGCCGGGGCGCCGATGTCGACCGCTATGCGCTGGCCTGTCTGCGGCTCGCCCTGTTCCTGCCCGTCACCACGCTGTTCGTGGTGGACCGGGGCAAGGCGGCCCATCTGGCGGAGGTGATCGCGGAGCAGTTCCCGGACGTCCCGCCGGAGTTCCTGGACGAGGCGGTCGCGGAGATCACCCGCTCCGTGCGCAGCGACCCGCACGCCGCCCCGGACGATGCCGGGAACGCGACCCGGACGGCCGGGCGGGTCACGCGCGTGCCGTCGGCGCCGGCCTTCCGGCTGGAGCCCGGCGACTGGCCGCACAGCCGTGACTCGATGGTCAAGGCGATCCTCGCCTCCGCGACCCCGGACCGCGCCGACCGGCTCTATCCCGGGGACGTCGCCCAGTTCTCCGACGGCGGCGGGCTCGGCCTGGCGCACGGCGCGGCCGGCGTCCTGTACGCGTTGGCGGCGACCGGCGCGGAGCGTCACGAGGAGGGCGAGCGCTGGCTCCTGGACCGTACGGCCCCGCCGCCCACCGGCACCCCGCTCGGGCTGTACGACGGGCTCGCGGGCGTCGCCCATGTGCTGGACCTGCTGGGACACCGCGGGCGCGCCCTCGACCTGATCGACGGCATACTCCGCGAGCGGTGGCAGAACCTCTCCTCCGACCTGCACGGCGGCCTGGCGGGGCTGGGGCTCGTCCTCGCCGGTTTGGCCCGCCGCACCGGCGAGCCGGAGCTGCGCGAGCGGGCGGCCGAGGCCGCCGACATCCTCGTACGGCGGCTCGCCGAACCGGTGCCGGACACCGCCGGGCGACGCCGGGCCGGGCTGCTGCGGGGTGCGAGCGGGCCCGCCCTGTTCCTGCTCCGTCAGTACGAGGAGAGCGGCGACCGGGAGCAACTGGCGGCGGCGGGCGCCGCGCTGCGCCGGGACCTGGCGTGCTGCGCGGAGCGAGAGGGAGGCGCGGTGGAGGTCGACGAGGGGTGGCGGACGCTGCCCTACCTGGGCGACGGCAGCGCGGGGGTGGGCATGGTGCTCGACGACCTCGTGTCCCATGTCCCGGACGTCGGCGCGGAGTTCGCGCGGGCCCGGGCCGGCATCCGCACCGCGGCAACCTGCCGCTTCTACGCGCAGCCCGGTCTCTTCCAGGGCCGCGCCGGCATGATCCTGCACCTCGCCCGCACCACCGAACCCGGCGCTACCCGGGCACGCCTCGACGAGCAGATCGCCGCGCTGGGCTGGCTCGCGATGCCCTACCAGGGCCAGCTCGCCTTCCCCGGGCACCAGATGATGCGGCTTTCCATGGACCTCGGCACGGGCACCGCGGGCTGTCTGCTCGCCCTGTCCGCCGCCCTCGACGCGGACGGCACGGGCCCCGGCGCCCACCTGCCGTTCCTTCCGCCGCCGCACCGGCGGCCCTCATGA